The Saccharomyces eubayanus strain FM1318 chromosome IV, whole genome shotgun sequence genome contains the following window.
CTAGCATTTTCATCTGGTAATGGAACATAAATCAATTGATCTAATCTTCCAGGTCTCAAGATAGCAGGATCGATTTGGTCTGGCCTGTTGGTGGCACCAATAACGAAAACATTCTTCTTAGCGTTCATACCATCCATTTCTGTCAATAATTGATTAACAACTCTATCAGAAGCACCGCCAGCATCACCTACAGAACCACCTCTTGCCTTAGCAATGGAATCTAATTCATCCAAGAAAACGACAGTTGGCGCAGCGGCTCTTGCCTTATCGAAAATATCACGAATATTAGATTCTGATTCACCGTACCACATACTTAGTAATTCTGGACCTTTAACTGAAATGAAGTTGGCAGAGACTTCGGTGGCTACTGCTTTAGCCAACAAAGTTTTACCTGTACCTGGTGGTCCGTAAAACAACACACCCTTTGATGGAGATAAACCGAATTTGGTGTATTGGTCTGGATGTAAGACTGGATATTCGACAGTTTCCTTCAATTCCTCCTTGATTTCGTCCAAACCACCAACATCATCCCAAGTGACGTTGACGCTTTCTACAACGGTTTCACGCAATGCGGATGGGTTAGAGTTACCTAGAGCGAATCTGAAATTGTCCATGGTGACTCCTAAAGAATCAAGTACTTCTGcatcaatttcatcttcatctaaATCTATCAAGTCCATTTTTTCACGAATTTGTTGCATAGCAGCTTCAGAACACAAGGAGGCGATATCAGCACCAACATAACCATGTGTTTCTGCTGCCAGCGCTTCCAAGTCAACGTCATCGGCCAATTTCATGTTCTTGGTGTGGATACGCAGGACCTCCAATCTACCTGTAGCGTCGGGGATACCAATGTCCACTTCACGATCGAATCTACCGAATCTTCTCAAGGCAGGATCAATGGAGTTTGGTCTGTTAGTCGCAGCAATAACAACGACATTAGATCTTGCCTTCATACCGTCCATTAAAGTCAACAATTGAGAAACAACTCTTCTTTCGACTTCACCATTGGTCTTGTCTCTCTTAGGAGCAATAGAATCGATTTCATCGATGAAAATAATAGCTGGTGCATTCTTCtcagcttcttcaaagGCCTTTCTTAAATTCGATTCAGACTCACCAGCCATCTTCGACATGACTTCTGGACCATtaatcaagaagaaaaaggcaCCAGTTTCATTAGCTACGGCTCTTGCCATTAAAGTCTTACCTGTACCCGGTGGACCGTACATCAAGACACCTCTTGGTGGCTTGATACCAATGGCTTTGAACAATTGAGGATGTCTCAATGGCAATTCAACCATTTCTCTGATTTGAGCCATTTGTTTACGGCAACCACCGATGTCATCGTAACCAACTTCGTTCATGTTGTTTTCCTCGTCTTCTCTGTTGATTGGCTCACCTTCCCAGTGGATAATGGTATCTTGAGCAACAACGGCATATTCTTCAGGTTCGACATCCACGACTTTGAATTCGACTTGTCTCATACCACCTCTCACAACGAAATGGTCGCCTTTTCTCACTGGTCTGTAAGCTTCCACGAAGTAAGGCTTCAAGAAAACATCGAAAAGATTACCAGTAATACCTTCAATGGTATCAGCAATTGGTAGTACGGAAATTCTGGTGGCGTACTTGATGTCTGGGCAAGGATGGATTGTGACTAGATCACCCAGTCTGATGCGTAAGTTGTTACGAACCACACGGTTGATTCTACATGCACCGTCTTCCAATTCGTCATCGATCAAGACGATTAACACCGTgtcctttctcttcttcccCTTAACAAGAACGGTGTCACCACGGAACAATTCCAGTTTGTCCATAGTGTTGGAGTTGATGGCAATGACAGAATTGTCGTCATTGATAGCATCGTCGACCAAAAGCATGttatccttcttctttcttcttagaATGGCGGTGGCGGTTTTATCCTCTTCATGAGGATCAG
Protein-coding sequences here:
- the CDC48 gene encoding AAA family ATPase CDC48, whose amino-acid sequence is MGEEHKPLLDASGTDPHEEDKTATAILRRKKKDNMLLVDDAINDDNSVIAINSNTMDKLELFRGDTVLVKGKKRKDTVLIVLIDDELEDGACRINRVVRNNLRIRLGDLVTIHPCPDIKYATRISVLPIADTIEGITGNLFDVFLKPYFVEAYRPVRKGDHFVVRGGMRQVEFKVVDVEPEEYAVVAQDTIIHWEGEPINREDEENNMNEVGYDDIGGCRKQMAQIREMVELPLRHPQLFKAIGIKPPRGVLMYGPPGTGKTLMARAVANETGAFFFLINGPEVMSKMAGESESNLRKAFEEAEKNAPAIIFIDEIDSIAPKRDKTNGEVERRVVSQLLTLMDGMKARSNVVVIAATNRPNSIDPALRRFGRFDREVDIGIPDATGRLEVLRIHTKNMKLADDVDLEALAAETHGYVGADIASLCSEAAMQQIREKMDLIDLDEDEIDAEVLDSLGVTMDNFRFALGNSNPSALRETVVESVNVTWDDVGGLDEIKEELKETVEYPVLHPDQYTKFGLSPSKGVLFYGPPGTGKTLLAKAVATEVSANFISVKGPELLSMWYGESESNIRDIFDKARAAAPTVVFLDELDSIAKARGGSVGDAGGASDRVVNQLLTEMDGMNAKKNVFVIGATNRPDQIDPAILRPGRLDQLIYVPLPDENARLSILNAQLRKTPLEPGMELTAIAKATQGFSGADLLYIVQRAAKYAIKDSIEAHRQREAEKEVKAEGEDVEMTDEGAKAEQEDQEPDPVPYITKEHFSEAMKTAKRSVSDAELRRYEAYSQQMKASRGQFSNFNFNDAPLGTTGTDNANANNGAPSGSGAAFGSNAEEDDDLYS